GGTTTCCATAAAGCCATGCTGGAGATCAGTTTCATATTTATGAAAGGACCCGGGACTTTATTCTCCTGATTAACAAACCGATGCCCTCTGCACAAGTGAGGGAAAACACTGGCTGGAACCTAAAGCAGAGAGAATGTTTTAGCTCCCAATGCTTCGTACCTGGGGACTCAGAGATGCTTTATACTTACTCTAAAAGCTTTCCACACAAAGGCCTTTGAAGCTGCCCTGGGAGCTAGTATTGATCACAATGACCAATTCATTCACACATCCACGCTCTTCTTACCAGGATGCACTTCTCTTTGGGCCACAGATCTCTGATGGAGCACATCAGTTGTGGCATAAACCCAGTAAAATTTTGTAACTATGTTGGGCGAAGGGAATCACTTTGTCACAGTATTAGTTACATGATACCTTGGTAGAGTTCAGTCTGAAAGCATTAGTTAATGGCTGCCAGGGAGGGAGATGTCCTTTGTCAAAAGCCAGCAGTGTGACCACTGGGAAGTTGCCATGTTCCAGAAAGtaacccccaccccatgctcaTGCAGACAACCCTAATTAATCTCAGTTggtcaaaaaataaacaaatgaaaagactTGAGAGTTAGGGCAGAGACTAGTTGGGAGGAAAGTGGTTGTTAGCAGGAGTTGGGGGTAAGAAACATGGTATCAATATGATCCCAGTGCTTCATATacattatgaaaatttcaaaaactcTTAAAATGaggttaaaaatatgaaattcctAATCCTTATCATTCATGAAAACTCAAACTAACATAAACTCTTTCCCCCTAGGACATACCAGGTCTGTGGTGCATGCCACACACATGGTAGAAAATTGGGACTAGGGCAATCCTTCAGAGCATAAATGAGGCTGGAAAAATCAAGATAAAAAGAGTAAGAGCCAATCTAGGGGTGCATTGATTAGGCAACAAAGTGACAACATGCATTTAATTCTATCTAGCCTTCTAAGAACTGGACGGGTGTCTCCTGTGATTGTCAAGCAGAAGGGCAGGGAGCAAGGGTATTTTTCACTGATTTCCATGTCCCAGGGGTAAATATTATCCCCAGAAGGAATAACTTCTCCCAgggcagaaagcagaggaagtgggCCTTGGCTGCCTGCAGGGAAGAGAGTGGATGAGCCCAACGAGCGCTGACTGTAGACACAATTCAATCTGATCAGAGATGACATCATAACAATAAAGCCTGTCACAGTTATCATTTCACGTtacagaaaggaaactgaggcacgtgGCAGTCTCCTCACCTGTCCAAGTCTAGAACCCCACAGACTAGAAAGTTGATGAGGCttcatgccaccactgccatgGAGCCATTGAGCGATTTGCATAGCCCACCCCGCAGCACAACTCAGAATCCAACTTTGTGACATTCATTCAGATGTGGCATTTCCTCCTGGGGAATTAATTTCCAttcattcaacaacaacaacaacataggaAAATGCTTCTATGGTGCTGTGATTGAGTTCTTGAGAGACAAATGGCTCTCTTATATTTGAGGCCATGTTTAAGGAGATGTTCAAGGAGGGAAAACAGCTCAAGCAACCATTCGAGCTCAGAAAcagctttataatttttattaaaatgttattcttcAAAGAGTATAGAAATACACTCGGTGACGGCCTGTTAGGCGTCAGCCTTCTCTTTCAAGCATACGTGAGAATTTGGCGAACCAAACTCTGTGGTTGAGAATTTACTAAGTCATACATACATGAGTCAGGATGACAGCAACACAAGTTTATTTCACAGGTTCTTCTCAGGTACATACAATTTTCTGACGgattatttttccctttagtaAAAGCTGTAACAATTAAGAAGGCTTTGAAAGGTGAGCTTGAGGGCCACAGCATTAACACAGCATCAGGACCAAGAGCTGCAGATGACACATACACAGGGCCCGGAGGGCCACAGAGCCTCAAGAGGGATCCAGTACCCTGTCTCTACGGCAAGCAAACAAGCCTGTAAGGTGGTACACAGAAAGGAAGGTGCTCCCTCTTCAAAGAGAAGATTTTGAGGTTCACAAGACATAAcacaacagaaggaaagaaaagaagtctcCCCACACACAGACTGAGCTTCTGCCTAGGGAAGATGGGCCGACATGACTAAATGGGCTGCTAGGACCACCGCCTTTGAGATGTAGAAGTTTGCCAGTAAGGAACACTCATCCATCCAAGGCACCCTACTGGCTCCACTAAGTACCACGAACAGGAGCAAAGCACCCTAAAAAAGAGCAGAGCTGCAGACTTGACGTATGGAGAGAGGCTGGGCTGGAATTAGGCCTGGCCCATCAGTCCCAGCGTGGCTCACACGTGAGAACCAGGACCTTGGGCTGCTGAAAGAGCACATTCTCCCATCCACTATGGCTCCTACTGAACCTTCGCTGGGAAGTAGGGGGTGAAGTGCTAAATCAGGGTGGGTATTGCTTTAGCATTTTGCAATCATTATTTCTCCTTGCTCTGCTCACCTTCTGTGGGAACCAGAATCATTGAACATACTGAAAATGAGACTGACAGGTGGGCCCATCCTATAGGCCAGACTAACAAGTCCTGGGGCAGAATCATTTGTGCTAATCAAGGACTTTTACCTTAAAGGTGCCAAAGGACCCAGTGCATGTCACCTACATTTCTTCAGCACCTTTTAACTCCAAACATTTGCCAATTATGATGTTTTACTTTGTGCCTATACATAGTCTTTTGTTCTAGATCACGTCAAAGAAAGACAGGCTATGCATCGTGGGCATTTCTCAGCCTGCCTTCACCGCCACAAAGCTTCCCTCCTTGTTGCGGATCAAGTGCAGTTTAAGTGGACACACAGGGAAGGGTTGGCAGTGACTGGTGACTGGCGACAGCAGGGTCATTTGTGGGAGGCCCTGGTGATTACCAACAGGATGGAAAGATAATCAAGGGCAAAAAGGTTCCCTCAGACATTGTCCTGTCTGCCACAAGGTAGGACCAGTCATCTCCCCTTTATGACCCAGAAATCAGGACGAGGGGTATCAGCAAACAGGATCCAGGTGGTTGCAAAGTCTAGCGAACAGCATTGGACACCAGGGCTCTGTCTTCTCAGTACAGCTACCTTTCTGTTTGTTATTCTTATTTAGCGATCCAAATAGATCTCTTAAGTGGGCATGCAGgcaaggcctttaatcccagcactcagaaggcagaggcaagtggatctctgagttcaaagccagcctggtctgcatggtGGGGCTACatagatccagtctcaaaaaaataaaataaaataaaataaaataaaataaaataaaataaaaccaaatcgGCTTCTTCACTGTGGCCATTGAAACCCATAACTACCCTGGGCCTCCTCAGAGTGCCTGCTCCCTTCGAGTTCCCTGCACACAGGGAAAGGAGGAATCTCCCAGAAAAATGTTCCGTTCTGCCCAGCCTACACGGAATgtgacaaaggacacagaccaCTAAGATAGATAATATATACTCCCTCAAtaaagaggacattggatttACGTAGATTTCCCTTTCACTCAGAAGCATCTGTCCCATAGAGGAGTTGTCGCCCCACAGTGGCTCGCAGCCAGAGTGAGGGGGGAGCAGGAATGCACAAGCTCCTGTGGCTTCCAGGCCTTCACAGGCCTTGCTAGGAGTCTACCTTCGGAAAAATGCTCACTTTATTGTTTCTGCTCATCTTCCGCTCCACCCTGTTCACTCTGGGCACCTTTGTCTGGATCAGCTCTTCTGGGGTATTGCCCAGTGGGGGAAGCAACCTCTTCTTGCTATTTCGGGTCTCAGAGAGCCACTGAGGGGGTAACTCGAAAGGCCCAAAGCCAAACTGAAGGGAATACTTATCAGGGAATATCCCAGGTTCCACGGGGGCTACCGGGGACACCCGAGGTACAGAGTCCACTGTGCCTGGGGGTGGCACAGACTGTGTAAGCTGTGGCTCCTGCTCGTCCTCTGGGCAGGAGGTGAGTACCTCCTTTGCCTGGAAATCGGCTGAGCCAAGATACTTGGCCTCactctcttcctcatcctccgaGGGCTTAAAGATCTGTTGCTGCCCAATGTGGAACATCTCCAAGAGCTGGCTACCAGAGCGCATGCTGGGCTCAAGGCTGGGCTCAGCCACCCCACTCCCTGTACTAACCACATTGCGGCGACTGTACCGGTGGTGCAACTGCACCAGGGTCCCCACCAAGCACTTGCGAACCGATTTGTTCACAGTTAAGAAGAGCACGGGGTTGGCCAACAGAGAGACTTTGGGCAGCCAAATGGCCGTGAGAAGCAAGAAGACAGAGGTGTTGGGTACATTGAGCACAGTCTGGTAGACAACCAGGGTGGCATAGGGTACACTGCAGAGAATGAAAACTGTCACCATGGAGAGCAGGGTGGCATGTAGCTCCGCCTCTCGCTGGGAGGCATAGGGGATAGAGATGGTGTTCTGTGGGGTCCTCAGTGCAGCGATTATGACTTTCTTCTTCTGGCTGGCACTCAGGGCCCTCCGGATCAGGAGTAGGAAGAGAAATACCACAGCCACAGGCACAATGACCGTGGTGACATTGTAGATCAGAACATACACCAGATGGCCCAAGGAGTTGCTCCAGACTTCCGTGCAGGTGGACATAGCATAGATGTCAGCTACATTGGTCACAGCAAACACAGGGACACTGGCCACCACTGCATGAGCCCAGATGTACATCACTAGTTCCCGAGACTTGGCATCAGATATTTTTCTCTCCAGAGGATAGAGGACTGAATAGTACCTGCATGACATAAAAGCAAAATTCatttcacagggaaaaaaaatactcttgaaattagggaaactagCATAGGTAGACAAGATGGGACAAGAACTGAGTCAGATGGAATCATTCAAAAAGGGCAGGAAGCCAGACCTTATGTTTTGAGGACTCTGGGGTACAATGGGGAGGGCAATAGACCAAAAAGCTTTGTGAAGATGCAGAGAAAAGCACTCTCTCCATGCATCTCTTAAGACTCTATcaggaaaacaagcaaataaattcAATTCACAGCTAGCCTTAGAATTATCGCCACCACGACTAAGATCTCCTGTGCCCTCAACATAAAGTATAGATCCTTAGAAGCTCCTGAGCAGAGGATATCTAGTTTTCAATGGAATGGTAAGGGGTAACCTGTAAGATGTCTACACTGAGAAGCCTCTGAGAAACTTAAAAGCCACTGTTGCAACAAATGTACCTACATACATGTCAAAAGCAGACTCGCCCCCAGTCCACACACTGCAGGCTGTTAGCCTCTAAGGCTGCCCGCAGCAGAAGAAACCCAGATGAATGATGGATCTCAATCAAATACAGCCAACCACATGGTGTTTGCCCAGTAGCCAGTCATCATAACTCTAAGAGCAACCAACATGCCTGAAAGGCCCACATAATTAATTAGTTGTTAAAATCATATAGGATTTCCCTCCTTCCAAGCTACAATGTAATCATTCTGTAACTAGCAAGGGAAAATTCCAAATGCACCTTGTTTTCATGTCATCAATGACCTGGGAGGGTTGAGTAGTTTCATAGCCATCACCTAGGGGCTGCCACCAGTCACcagaggtgtggtgaggtgtttCTTATTAGCTCTGCTGGTAGCCAACACTGGAGTTGATCTCCCTACCCTGATGGCAGCCCCTCAGTCATGGGGACAGGTGACAATGAACCACAACAGATGCTGTGGGCATGCTTGTGCCAGACTGAGTTACAAACTTGAAAAGTTGAAAAGTTACAAACATCTCTGCACTCCATGAGGAGTAGGTGGCTGGCACAGAGCAAGTAAGGCTGGCTACCTGGGGAACTGAGAGCGAAAGTGGCACTGTTGTGGAGTCTGATGGTGGACAGAGATGGAACATTCCAAGACACAGACATGATACAAGTACCACACAGGCCATGGGTGATCACAGGAGGGTGGAACAATGTGAAGAGGCCcccatggaagaaaagaaaagattgtgCATGAACAATGCATGTTCTTAAAATAACTTGGCTCTGAGTAGAGATTAACGTTTCTAATCACAACTTTACAGACAACGGATGAGACCACTCTCACACGTGAAAATGGGCCTAAGGAGTGTCCTGGCTCTGGTTGTCATCTGCTTAAACACAATCATTTTCCCATCCTGTTACACAACTGGGAAATAAACTGTAAGATGTGCATACAGCTCATCAGAAATAATGCTCTTAGTGTGTGCATCTCTAAGAAGTGGATGCAGGAAGTGTAGGAGGGCCTCCTAATTAACTTGCCCACTTAGTGTCATGAAGCAAATGGAtgcagggaagagaaaaagatccTTTTTCCCTCTTCAAGTGCGCCTCACTGATGTCTGCAAGTAATTTGTATCTCTAAATAATAAGGTAGGAACTTATCAGCCTGGAGTTAATACTAAAGCATTTGTTTACTTCGTTGTATGAGTGAtggtttttaaaatgcaatgGTTTATCAGCCAGGAGGAAAACAgggcatttttttattgtttttatatttccctGTCTAAGATCAAggaccaacacaaaacaaactattGTGCTGATCTTGTATAACAACAATAATATGATCCAAATTATACAATCCATTCTCATTGAGTCCTATTCTTTAGAAGTTTTCCACGTTGGTCTGGGAGAGGGTTCAGTGGTTATAAACTGAGTTCTTTCCAAGGTTCTGAGCTCAGTTCTCGGAACTCACATAGCAACTCACAACTGATCCTGTTCCAAGGGAtctcatgccttcttctgacctctgcaggcaccagacatatacacacaaaacacatacacacatgcagacagcaTGCTCATACGCATAAAGtgaaatttttaaatcttaaaacaaacaaacaaacaaccttcaGTATTTATAGTAACCAAAAAGTAGAAAACACATAACCATCAATTGGTAAATGAATAACCAAACTATGGTGGGCCCAAAATGGACTTTTATGTGGCCATAAAAAACTAGTGGGATGCTGATACACGCTCTGACATACTAAGTGAAagaggcaaaacaaaacaccctgagCTGTGTGATTCTTCTTACATGAACTGCcacacaaaggcagacagagCTGGGAAGCAGATTCGGGACTGCCTGAGGTATGGCAATGGGAATGGCGGCTATGGGAGCAAGAACCAACCAGCATGAGATTTCTTGGGAAAGTTACAGAAATTCTGACACTAGACTGTAGTGCAGGCACAATTCGAAGAAGGAACTAAAGCTCATTGACTTGAATCTTAAGATAGATGATTTTTATAACATGTGATCTATATCCcaaagctattttttaaaaaaacttgctGAAAATAAAAAGAGTCCATGATGTGAAAGTGAAGACCTAGCTCTTTGCTAGGTCTGGTGTGGTGATGTGCATCTTTTATCCCAGTTAATAGAAAGGCTGACGCAGGATCACTTTAGCCTAGGAATTTGAAGTTATGCTAGACAACACAGAGAGACAccacctttaaaaaacaaaacaaaaaagggactCCACCAGGGCAGAAGGGAATTGCAGAAGGACGCCTGCCATGAAGTGACCCAACAGAAATCAAAGCATCACAACGCCGTCAGAAGGTAAACTGAGGCAAGTGCCCTCAGTCCAAATCAGGAGACACAGCAGTCACTAAGGCATTTGATCCATTTACAAACATCCACTGAAGctgatgaaagagaaaagttcCAATAGGGCTGCATGAAACCCCGGAACTAATTCTTCCAGAAGAATTCTGGGTCCTCCGGGCCACCTAACCATCCCTTAAATAACCACTGAATTATCCCCCTTTCTTTCAGAGACACTTTCATCCCACATCAAAGAGCCCTAATTGCAAAGTTATCAACCAGATGAGCAAGCCACTTCAGATTGCAGTGCAAACACCAATCCCAACCAGGCTAGAACAGCACCAGGGTCCAGTAGCATCCTGGTGAATAAACCAACTCATCCTTTTAAGACTCTGTTTTGGACATACGTTCTCTTTCTGATGGTCACAGCAAACTAAAAAAGAAACCAGTATACAGAGTATTAACTACTTGTCATTCACATTATGACACTCATCTttcaatacatttaaaagaacaaaatctcagtgctggagagttGGTTAGCCATTtatttaagaacacttgctgctcatttggaggacccaagtttagttcatagctcacacacagagcagttcacaaatgcctgtaactccaactccaggagatgaaaaatctaacaccctcttcacacacacacacacacacacacacacacacacacacacacacactctgctaaaagttaaataaattcaGTTACCTGTCCAGAGCAATGGCAGGAAAACTGAGAACAGTCACAGAGCAGAACACCTTGTGTAGGAATTTGAGCACCTTGCAGAAGAGCATCGTGTAGATCCACCAGCAACAGTGAGGGCTGCTGCTCAGAATGATGTCGAAGGGCACACAGACCACACTGGCACAAATCCCGGAGCAGGCCAGGTTTTTAATGAACCTGTTGGTGACAGATTTGAACACTGTTGTGCGGCAAGTTGACCA
The DNA window shown above is from Mus pahari chromosome 3, PAHARI_EIJ_v1.1, whole genome shotgun sequence and carries:
- the Gpr176 gene encoding G-protein coupled receptor 176 — translated: MSRREGLAGRPALQDAAWLPSVGPSAPGAGVAVRWAQRPGELAQASGFAMGHNSSWVSPNTSHPRNTSGAEAGANLSAFGELSEAQLYRQFTTVVQVVIFIGSLLGNFMVLWSTCRTTVFKSVTNRFIKNLACSGICASVVCVPFDIILSSSPHCCWWIYTMLFCKVLKFLHKVFCSVTVLSFPAIALDRYYSVLYPLERKISDAKSRELVMYIWAHAVVASVPVFAVTNVADIYAMSTCTEVWSNSLGHLVYVLIYNVTTVIVPVAVVFLFLLLIRRALSASQKKKVIIAALRTPQNTISIPYASQREAELHATLLSMVTVFILCSVPYATLVVYQTVLNVPNTSVFLLLTAIWLPKVSLLANPVLFLTVNKSVRKCLVGTLVQLHHRYSRRNVVSTGSGVAEPSLEPSMRSGSQLLEMFHIGQQQIFKPSEDEEESEAKYLGSADFQAKEVLTSCPEDEQEPQLTQSVPPPGTVDSVPRVSPVAPVEPGIFPDKYSLQFGFGPFELPPQWLSETRNSKKRLLPPLGNTPEELIQTKVPRVNRVERKMSRNNKVSIFPKVDS